One part of the Flavobacterium johnsoniae UW101 genome encodes these proteins:
- a CDS encoding response regulator, protein MNGNFKRNLLISSLVSLFVLTISSVASFISIKSLLNSNFWVNHTQDVIYNLNEGSSIITEAQTSMRGYLLTGDEQFVDRFNDSEAKSNAYFEKLDELTSDNISQQKLLEQLRSKRSGFFKYLNNQIVKKRLSKETLIFDLNEGRNMMNEIKAIIKKVENTEQRLLEERNANSERYGTYSLILIVVAFFIAFIISIVFLFRILKDYNERSLLQRELEKKDIETAQRIEAISTIASNISKGNYDIRVDDTKADALGSVGESLNYMGVSLKNSFDLLSQKEWLQTGVAELNNVMLGEKTLQKLSKDVIEFLCQYTNSSAGVLYVLEDNELISSGGYSYIPSKNRERIQKGEGLIGQAITSGKILELKTLSPDDIQINYALGQIKPTHVVALPLIDNKIEGAVELASIYGFSELHLEFLKSVGNNIGIAIRSTQNRKRVLELLEETKSQSEELQVQHSELEAINAELEAQTEKLQASEEELRVQQEELEQTNEELSERSVLLEEKNNEIQKKSEALELTTRYKSEFLANMSHELRTPLNSILLLSRLLSENNNQSMNNEEIEFAKVIQSSGNSLLGLIDEILDLSKIEAGKMELEFLDVTTKEITDTLWNLFNFVAKEKGIEFEIISKDAPLVIKTDKMRLEQILKNLISNAIKFTEKGKVSLEIKIDTDDDKIICFIVKDTGIGIPLEKQPLVFEAFQQADGSTKRKYGGTGLGLSISRELAKLLRGEIVLHSKVNEGSSFTLCLPVYGSAIHKVNVEKIPPTDFTEIDSETEPVVSKKYISPVIPDEIDDDREYIKQGDKVILIIEDDINFAKSLLAFTRQKGYKGIVAVRGDYALNFTLLYKPVGVLLDIELPVKSGWEVLEELKNHAETKHIPVHIMSSHKLKQESLLKGAVDFLDKPVAFDKIPDVFLRIEHIINKEAQKVLIIEDNPKHAKALAYFLETYNINSEIKSEVADGIQALGKTEVDCVILDMGIPDKQAYQILDGVKKNPGLEKLPVIVFTGKSLSLKEEVKIKKYADSIIVKTAHSYQRMLDEVSLFLHLVEDKKEGGDKKDGHKKLNLLNNILHDKKVLIVDDDVRNIYSLTKALEVFKMTIITAFDGNDAIKVLSENPDTDVVLLDMMMPHMDGYETAEKIRANPKFLNLPVIAVTAKAMTGDREKCIKAGASDYITKPVDVDQLLSLLRVWLYDRV, encoded by the coding sequence ATGAATGGTAACTTTAAAAGAAATCTGCTTATAAGTTCATTGGTTTCGCTGTTTGTACTTACTATTAGCTCTGTAGCTTCATTTATTAGCATTAAAAGCCTATTAAACAGCAATTTTTGGGTCAATCATACTCAGGACGTAATTTATAACTTAAACGAAGGATCGTCTATTATCACAGAGGCACAAACCAGTATGAGAGGATATCTTCTTACGGGTGATGAACAGTTTGTAGATCGTTTTAACGATTCTGAAGCCAAATCAAATGCTTATTTTGAAAAGCTGGATGAACTTACATCTGATAATATCTCGCAGCAAAAACTGTTAGAACAACTGCGTTCTAAACGTTCAGGTTTCTTTAAATACCTAAACAATCAGATTGTTAAAAAGCGTTTAAGCAAAGAAACATTAATCTTTGACTTAAACGAAGGACGAAACATGATGAATGAAATCAAGGCGATTATTAAGAAAGTTGAAAATACAGAACAAAGACTTTTAGAAGAACGCAATGCCAATTCTGAGCGTTATGGAACGTATAGTTTGATTTTAATAGTAGTGGCTTTTTTCATCGCTTTTATTATTTCGATAGTATTCTTATTTCGTATTTTAAAAGATTACAACGAACGTTCGTTACTGCAGAGAGAACTGGAGAAAAAAGACATAGAAACTGCTCAGAGGATTGAAGCAATCAGTACAATCGCCAGTAATATTTCAAAAGGAAATTATGACATTCGTGTAGACGATACAAAAGCCGATGCACTTGGAAGTGTAGGAGAGTCGTTAAATTATATGGGAGTTTCTCTTAAAAACTCTTTCGATTTATTGTCTCAAAAAGAATGGCTTCAAACCGGAGTAGCAGAATTAAACAATGTAATGCTGGGAGAAAAAACGCTGCAAAAACTTTCTAAAGATGTTATTGAGTTTTTATGCCAGTATACCAACAGCAGTGCAGGTGTTTTGTATGTTTTAGAAGATAACGAATTGATATCTTCAGGAGGTTACAGCTATATACCGAGTAAAAATCGTGAAAGAATCCAGAAAGGCGAAGGCTTAATTGGTCAGGCTATTACTTCAGGAAAAATTCTGGAATTAAAAACCTTATCGCCCGATGATATTCAGATTAATTATGCTTTGGGACAAATTAAACCAACGCATGTTGTGGCACTTCCTTTAATAGATAACAAAATTGAAGGTGCAGTTGAACTGGCCAGTATTTATGGTTTTTCAGAACTTCATTTAGAGTTTTTAAAATCAGTTGGAAACAATATTGGAATTGCAATTCGTTCTACTCAAAACAGAAAACGAGTTCTTGAATTGTTAGAAGAAACCAAATCACAGTCAGAAGAACTTCAGGTACAGCACAGCGAACTGGAAGCAATTAATGCAGAATTAGAGGCGCAGACCGAAAAACTTCAGGCTTCTGAAGAAGAATTGCGTGTACAGCAGGAAGAACTGGAGCAGACTAATGAAGAGCTTTCGGAAAGAAGTGTTTTACTGGAAGAAAAAAACAATGAAATCCAAAAGAAATCAGAAGCTTTGGAATTAACAACTCGTTACAAATCAGAGTTTTTGGCCAATATGTCGCATGAATTAAGAACACCTCTGAACTCGATTTTACTTCTAAGCCGATTATTATCTGAAAATAATAATCAAAGCATGAACAATGAAGAAATCGAATTTGCTAAAGTAATTCAAAGTTCAGGAAACAGTTTATTAGGTTTAATTGATGAAATTCTGGATTTATCTAAAATCGAGGCTGGAAAAATGGAGCTTGAATTCCTTGATGTTACGACCAAAGAAATCACAGATACGCTTTGGAACTTATTTAATTTTGTAGCCAAAGAAAAAGGAATTGAGTTTGAAATTATTTCTAAAGATGCACCGCTTGTTATTAAAACAGATAAAATGCGTTTAGAACAAATTCTAAAAAACTTGATTTCAAACGCCATCAAATTTACCGAAAAAGGAAAAGTAAGCTTAGAAATAAAAATAGATACAGACGACGATAAAATTATTTGTTTTATTGTAAAAGACACCGGAATTGGAATTCCGCTAGAAAAACAGCCATTGGTTTTTGAAGCATTTCAACAGGCAGACGGTTCTACAAAACGCAAATACGGCGGTACTGGTCTAGGATTGTCAATAAGCAGGGAGCTGGCCAAACTGCTTAGAGGAGAAATTGTTTTACATAGTAAAGTAAACGAAGGAAGCTCGTTTACATTATGTCTGCCTGTTTATGGTTCGGCAATTCATAAAGTAAATGTAGAAAAAATACCGCCGACAGATTTTACAGAAATCGATTCAGAAACAGAGCCAGTCGTATCAAAAAAATACATAAGCCCTGTGATTCCTGATGAAATTGACGATGACAGAGAGTATATAAAACAAGGCGACAAAGTAATTTTGATTATTGAAGACGATATTAATTTTGCAAAATCACTATTGGCATTTACACGTCAAAAAGGATATAAAGGAATTGTAGCCGTACGTGGTGATTATGCCTTAAACTTTACTTTATTGTATAAACCGGTTGGAGTTTTACTTGATATTGAACTTCCGGTAAAAAGCGGCTGGGAGGTTCTGGAAGAACTTAAAAATCATGCAGAAACCAAACATATTCCGGTTCACATTATGTCATCACATAAACTAAAACAGGAAAGTTTATTAAAAGGAGCAGTAGATTTCTTAGACAAACCGGTAGCGTTCGATAAAATTCCAGATGTGTTTTTACGTATAGAACATATTATTAATAAAGAAGCCCAAAAGGTTTTAATTATCGAAGACAATCCAAAACATGCCAAAGCACTTGCTTATTTCTTAGAGACCTATAACATTAATTCAGAAATAAAAAGCGAAGTTGCCGATGGAATTCAGGCCTTAGGCAAAACCGAAGTAGACTGCGTGATTCTGGATATGGGAATTCCGGATAAACAAGCATATCAAATTCTGGACGGCGTGAAGAAAAATCCGGGCTTAGAGAAACTTCCCGTAATTGTATTTACAGGAAAAAGTCTGTCATTAAAAGAAGAAGTAAAAATTAAAAAATATGCTGATTCTATTATTGTAAAAACAGCACATTCTTATCAAAGAATGCTCGATGAAGTTTCATTGTTCCTGCATTTGGTAGAAGATAAAAAAGAAGGAGGAGACAAAAAAGACGGACATAAAAAGCTAAATTTACTTAACAATATCCTGCACGATAAAAAAGTACTGATTGTAGACGACGATGTTCGTAATATTTATTCGCTTACAAAAGCATTAGAAGTTTTCAAAATGACCATTATTACGGCATTTGACGGAAATGATGCA
- a CDS encoding DUF72 domain-containing protein, with the protein MKNKILIGCSSYNNRYWKGIFYPDNMTASGMFEFYYQHFNTYEFNGSFYRFPTLKVFTNWYNKSPEEFLFSVKAPKEITHIKQFSDCENLISEFYNVCKMGLKEKLACVLFQFPPSYYFTLERLHHIIKNLDLKFQNVIEFRHESWWNDTVWDAFLENNITFCSVSHPQLPQTIFKNFPLVYIRLHGTPKMFYSSYPLQELLHIRDETHLKSGFIYFNNTASEAGILNALELKNLI; encoded by the coding sequence ATGAAAAATAAAATATTAATAGGATGTTCAAGCTATAATAATCGGTATTGGAAGGGAATTTTCTACCCTGACAATATGACAGCTAGTGGTATGTTTGAGTTTTATTACCAGCACTTTAACACGTATGAGTTCAATGGAAGCTTTTATAGGTTTCCAACGCTTAAAGTTTTTACAAACTGGTATAATAAATCGCCGGAAGAGTTCCTTTTTTCGGTAAAAGCGCCCAAAGAAATCACACATATTAAACAATTTTCAGACTGTGAAAATCTGATTTCAGAATTTTATAATGTCTGTAAAATGGGTTTAAAAGAAAAGCTCGCTTGTGTATTATTTCAGTTTCCGCCAAGCTATTATTTTACTTTGGAAAGATTACATCATATTATTAAAAATTTAGATTTAAAATTTCAAAATGTAATCGAATTTCGACATGAATCCTGGTGGAATGACACCGTTTGGGATGCTTTTTTAGAAAATAATATTACGTTTTGCAGTGTAAGCCACCCGCAGTTACCACAGACAATTTTTAAAAATTTTCCGCTGGTTTATATTCGTTTACACGGAACTCCAAAAATGTTTTACTCCAGCTATCCACTTCAAGAATTACTTCATATAAGAGATGAAACTCATTTAAAATCAGGATTTATATATTTTAATAATACTGCAAGTGAAGCAGGGATTTTAAATGCTTTAGAATTGAAAAATTTAATTTGA
- a CDS encoding hybrid sensor histidine kinase/response regulator, which translates to MVLIVDDIKANIIALKKTLELHDIDVDTAESGEEALKKILKTNYCLIIMDVQMPGLDGFEVVKILSGNKRTKDIPVIFLSALNIEKKYIFKGYETGAVEYITKPVDTDLLMLKVKTFLKIYEQQNELKLTKELLSKEIKIRKEAQDNLEIKIAERTKELVLKNEELEMKNHELQQFAWVVSHDLNEPIRKIQIFIKIIKELYLKEDDKGIDYVNRTIKSAERMQTLITDLLAYSRLSAQVKPEVTDLNIVLQEVLSDFDYLIERKNATVKTTELPTIDSIPSQLRQVFQNLIGNALKFSGANEPPFIEITSELIVDKSFDSPTSPEGKYCRIIVKDNGIGFDEIYLDRIFIIFQSLNDRQTYEGTGIGLAIAKKIIEKHNGLITARSEVGKGASFIIILPLKYEK; encoded by the coding sequence ATGGTATTAATTGTAGATGATATCAAGGCAAATATTATTGCCTTAAAGAAAACATTAGAATTGCACGACATTGACGTAGATACTGCCGAATCTGGAGAAGAAGCGCTGAAAAAAATATTAAAAACAAACTACTGTCTTATTATTATGGACGTACAAATGCCGGGACTTGACGGCTTTGAAGTAGTTAAAATTCTCTCAGGTAATAAACGAACAAAAGATATTCCTGTAATTTTTCTTTCAGCTTTAAATATTGAAAAGAAATACATTTTTAAAGGATATGAAACCGGAGCCGTAGAATATATTACAAAACCGGTTGATACTGATTTGCTGATGCTTAAAGTAAAGACTTTCCTTAAAATTTACGAACAGCAGAACGAACTAAAACTTACCAAAGAACTTCTTTCTAAAGAAATCAAAATTAGAAAAGAAGCACAAGACAATCTCGAAATCAAAATCGCCGAAAGAACCAAAGAACTGGTTTTAAAAAACGAAGAATTAGAGATGAAAAACCACGAATTGCAGCAGTTTGCCTGGGTGGTGTCGCACGACTTAAACGAACCTATACGGAAAATCCAGATTTTTATTAAAATAATTAAAGAACTCTATCTCAAAGAAGATGATAAGGGTATTGATTATGTCAACCGAACAATAAAATCAGCAGAGAGAATGCAGACTTTAATTACAGATCTTCTGGCTTATTCTCGTTTATCTGCACAGGTTAAACCTGAAGTTACAGATTTAAATATCGTTTTGCAGGAAGTCCTTTCTGATTTTGATTATTTAATTGAAAGAAAAAATGCAACTGTAAAAACAACCGAACTTCCAACCATAGATAGTATTCCAAGCCAGCTAAGACAGGTGTTTCAGAATCTTATAGGAAATGCACTCAAATTCTCCGGAGCAAATGAACCTCCATTCATCGAAATAACTTCAGAATTAATTGTCGACAAATCGTTTGACAGCCCGACTTCTCCGGAAGGTAAATACTGCAGGATTATTGTAAAAGACAACGGAATTGGCTTTGATGAAATTTATCTCGACAGGATTTTTATCATTTTTCAAAGCTTAAACGACCGTCAGACTTATGAAGGAACCGGAATTGGTCTTGCAATTGCAAAAAAAATCATCGAAAAACACAACGGATTAATAACCGCAAGGAGTGAAGTAGGCAAAGGCGCGAGCTTTATAATTATTCTTCCTTTAAAATACGAAAAATAA
- a CDS encoding pyridoxamine 5'-phosphate oxidase family protein, with amino-acid sequence MGDHKDLTEEFAVNKIKDLAENIKTCMFCTYNSDRLQSRPMSVQKIDDLGRLWFLSDRNSSQNAEITLNPQVEIFFSEPHDKFLTLHGTATISYDRETIKELYDPIVKVWMPGGEDDPNLSVITVTPEDGYYWNNKHGKMVAIAKMATALVTGKTMDDGIEGTLKL; translated from the coding sequence ATGGGAGATCATAAAGACCTTACTGAAGAATTTGCTGTCAATAAAATCAAAGATTTGGCAGAAAACATAAAAACCTGCATGTTTTGTACTTACAACAGCGACAGACTGCAATCAAGACCAATGTCGGTTCAAAAAATTGATGATTTAGGACGTCTTTGGTTTTTATCTGATCGCAACAGCAGCCAGAATGCAGAGATTACTTTAAATCCGCAGGTTGAGATATTTTTTTCTGAACCACACGATAAATTCCTTACACTGCACGGAACCGCAACGATTTCGTACGACAGAGAAACCATCAAAGAATTATACGATCCTATTGTAAAAGTCTGGATGCCAGGCGGAGAAGACGATCCAAATTTAAGTGTTATCACAGTTACACCCGAAGACGGTTATTACTGGAACAACAAACACGGTAAAATGGTTGCCATAGCAAAAATGGCCACTGCCCTTGTAACTGGTAAAACAATGGATGACGGGATTGAAGGAACTTTGAAACTGTAG
- a CDS encoding SDR family oxidoreductase: protein MKKPKTFPEQKQELPGNEHKMNPEPEIIRENYTGSGKLLGKTAFITGGDSGIGRSAAVHFAREGANIAIVYLKEDKDAKLTKEMIEKEGQQCLLISGDLKDEKFCKEAVKKCVSTFKTINVLVNNAAIQFPQNELEKITAAQLHKTFETNIYPYFYITKAALPHLKEGDTIINTSSVTAYRGSEHLADYASTKGAIVSFTRSLSSMLAKRKIRVNGVAPGPIWTPLIVATFDKVSDFGKDNPMERAGQPSEVGPAYVFLACEDSSYITGQFIHINGGELVGG, encoded by the coding sequence ATGAAAAAACCTAAGACATTCCCGGAACAGAAACAAGAACTTCCGGGAAACGAACATAAAATGAATCCGGAACCAGAAATTATTAGAGAAAATTATACCGGAAGCGGCAAGCTTTTGGGTAAAACTGCTTTTATTACTGGCGGAGACAGTGGTATTGGCCGAAGTGCGGCCGTGCATTTTGCCCGTGAAGGCGCTAACATTGCAATTGTGTATTTAAAAGAAGATAAAGACGCAAAGCTGACCAAAGAAATGATTGAAAAAGAAGGACAGCAATGCCTGCTTATAAGCGGTGATCTTAAAGATGAAAAATTCTGTAAAGAGGCAGTCAAAAAATGTGTTTCGACTTTTAAAACCATAAATGTTCTGGTGAATAATGCAGCCATACAATTTCCGCAGAATGAATTAGAAAAAATTACCGCTGCACAACTGCATAAAACTTTCGAAACCAATATTTATCCCTATTTCTATATTACCAAAGCCGCACTTCCGCATTTAAAAGAAGGCGATACAATTATCAATACCAGTTCTGTTACGGCTTATCGCGGCAGTGAACACTTAGCAGATTATGCCAGTACAAAAGGTGCAATTGTTAGTTTTACAAGATCACTTTCGTCTATGCTTGCAAAAAGAAAAATCAGAGTAAATGGTGTTGCACCTGGGCCAATATGGACACCGTTAATCGTGGCAACTTTCGACAAGGTTTCTGATTTTGGAAAAGACAATCCGATGGAAAGAGCCGGACAGCCGTCTGAAGTTGGGCCCGCTTATGTTTTTCTGGCCTGCGAAGACAGCAGTTATATTACCGGACAGTTTATTCACATTAACGGTGGTGAATTAGTTGGGGGCTAG
- a CDS encoding response regulator: MKNFTIFYTDDDEDDLNIFTDAVESLSKDINLKTYSGGEKLLDAIYHPPPVPSVIFLDLNMPGKNGFDVLNELKGSDKSDIPVIIFSTSNEPGIIDKCLKLGANYFITKPVLMKDIVKSIEHSLNINWKEFVPDSKNFVYKS, encoded by the coding sequence ATGAAAAACTTTACAATTTTTTATACTGATGATGATGAAGATGATTTAAACATCTTTACAGATGCTGTAGAGTCATTATCCAAAGATATTAACCTTAAGACTTACTCAGGCGGGGAAAAGCTTTTAGATGCCATTTATCATCCGCCTCCTGTGCCAAGTGTTATCTTTTTAGATTTAAATATGCCCGGAAAAAATGGTTTTGATGTTTTAAACGAGCTCAAAGGATCTGATAAAAGCGATATTCCGGTTATTATTTTTTCGACATCAAATGAGCCCGGAATCATTGATAAATGCCTCAAATTAGGAGCGAATTATTTTATTACAAAGCCCGTTTTGATGAAAGACATTGTAAAATCAATAGAACATTCTCTCAACATCAACTGGAAAGAATTTGTTCCGGACAGCAAGAATTTTGTATATAAATCGTAG
- a CDS encoding SemiSWEET family sugar transporter has protein sequence MNFIDIIGLFAGACITLSTVPQIVKVWKTKKVKDISLKTFSILTFGIIVWIIYGILKEDLPIIITNSVSLCLNLIMIYFIITYKKE, from the coding sequence ATGAATTTTATAGACATCATAGGACTATTTGCGGGAGCTTGCATTACATTATCCACGGTTCCGCAAATTGTTAAAGTCTGGAAAACTAAAAAAGTCAAGGATATTTCCCTTAAAACTTTCAGCATTCTGACTTTCGGTATCATTGTCTGGATTATTTACGGAATTCTCAAAGAGGATCTTCCCATAATAATTACCAACAGTGTTTCCTTATGTCTTAACCTTATTATGATTTATTTTATTATTACTTATAAGAAAGAGTAG
- a CDS encoding PAS domain-containing protein, which produces MTNKNYDFLAKGGEMGALTRAKDWSNTSVGAIETWPQSLCTTLGILLNSKFPMFLFWGPEHICFYNDAYRPSLGNDGKHPHILGQKGAEYWPEIWHFIGPLINQVLTEGEATWHEDLYLPIYRNGKMEDVYWTFSYSPVKSEGGNIAGVLVICNETTDKVNIRKNLEESNKRYRENLMQAPNAMCIFKGSSFIVEIANEPMLEIWEREEHEVLNKPIFKSLPEAAGRGLEDILMQVYLTGERFTANELPVKLTRNGKVVDTFINVVYEALKEPDGTIYGIVASANDVTLQVMARNTIEESEKRFKNIVKQVPLGIAILKGADLVVEMVNETYLQIVDKTEEQTLHKSIFDSVPEAQETVHPLLSQVYEDGIPYFTNELLVTLNRYGKQEDCYFNLVFHPLREENNEVTGVIVVGYEVTDSVKAKYFLSESEKAFRNLVMQSPIAMTIFKGHDYIIELANTAMLDEIWQKKPSEVIGKPALEVFPELLNQKFPELLDEVLYEGKTIRESEAIAYVNIKGKLKKYYLDYQYTPLFEKNGEISSIMITVNDVTEKVEARKKVEDAEERARLASEIAEIVTWDLNVNTQQLIYSDNLPELFGLKKNIKISRQQILDRFYIADLPILEKAYQKALKTNIYKYEARVLKPDNTTCWIRVHGKIFFDELQNPVKMLGTVMDVTDEKNRHEILMKSEEKFRVLADSMPQFVWTSDAMGNIDYFNQSLYDFTGISKEDVEKNGWLQFIHPEDREGNVNRWMESVKTGEEYLFENRFRRHDGEYRWQLSRAIPQRNAEGKIQMWVGTSTDIQNQRDFTDMLAKQVHDRTQELELKNRDLINMNIELQSFAYISSHDLQEPLRKIQTFASRLAELDDQNISAKAKTYLERIEVSAKRMQTLIQDLLTYSRTNSAERIFVKTNLDEIVEEVLMDFSERIEEKKAVIDLHPLGEGTVMPFQLRQLLHNLIGNALKFSRKGIPPQIQIKARRVVGHKLDFKVDYPNNIYFCLRISDNGIGFDDEYKERIFEVFQRLNTESEFSGTGIGLAIVKKIVENHKGVIKARSEKGQGATFKIFLPEL; this is translated from the coding sequence ATGACTAATAAAAATTACGATTTCCTTGCAAAAGGAGGCGAAATGGGTGCGTTAACTCGTGCCAAAGACTGGAGTAATACTTCTGTTGGTGCCATAGAAACCTGGCCGCAGAGTCTTTGTACTACTTTAGGAATTCTGTTAAACTCAAAGTTCCCGATGTTTTTATTTTGGGGACCAGAACATATTTGCTTTTATAATGATGCTTACCGCCCAAGTCTGGGCAACGATGGGAAACATCCGCATATACTGGGACAAAAAGGCGCCGAATACTGGCCTGAAATATGGCATTTTATAGGTCCGCTGATTAATCAGGTTTTAACCGAAGGCGAAGCTACCTGGCATGAAGATCTGTATCTGCCTATTTACAGAAACGGAAAAATGGAAGATGTTTACTGGACTTTTAGTTATAGTCCCGTAAAAAGTGAAGGTGGAAATATTGCCGGAGTTCTCGTGATTTGCAACGAAACTACCGATAAAGTAAACATTCGCAAAAACCTTGAAGAAAGCAATAAACGCTACAGAGAAAATCTTATGCAGGCGCCAAATGCGATGTGTATTTTTAAAGGAAGCAGTTTTATTGTAGAAATAGCAAACGAACCCATGCTCGAAATATGGGAACGAGAAGAACATGAAGTCCTAAACAAACCTATTTTTAAATCGCTTCCTGAAGCTGCAGGCCGAGGTTTAGAAGATATTCTAATGCAGGTTTACCTTACAGGAGAAAGATTTACAGCCAATGAACTTCCGGTAAAACTAACCCGAAACGGCAAAGTTGTCGATACTTTTATCAATGTCGTTTATGAAGCGCTGAAAGAACCCGACGGCACTATTTATGGAATTGTAGCCAGCGCAAACGACGTTACGCTGCAAGTAATGGCACGAAATACGATTGAAGAAAGCGAAAAACGTTTTAAGAACATCGTAAAACAGGTGCCGCTTGGAATTGCCATTCTAAAAGGAGCTGATCTGGTAGTGGAAATGGTTAATGAAACATACTTGCAAATAGTTGATAAGACCGAAGAACAAACGCTTCATAAATCAATTTTTGACTCTGTGCCCGAAGCTCAGGAAACGGTTCATCCCCTGCTCTCTCAGGTTTACGAAGACGGAATCCCGTATTTTACAAATGAGTTATTGGTTACTTTAAACCGTTATGGAAAGCAGGAAGACTGTTATTTCAATCTGGTTTTTCATCCTTTGCGAGAAGAAAACAACGAAGTGACCGGCGTAATTGTAGTGGGTTACGAAGTGACTGATTCTGTTAAGGCAAAGTATTTTTTGAGTGAAAGCGAAAAAGCATTCCGAAATCTGGTTATGCAGTCGCCAATTGCCATGACTATTTTTAAAGGCCACGATTATATCATCGAACTTGCCAATACGGCAATGCTTGATGAGATTTGGCAGAAGAAGCCCAGCGAAGTTATTGGCAAACCCGCTCTGGAGGTGTTTCCGGAGCTATTAAATCAAAAGTTTCCCGAATTACTAGATGAAGTACTATACGAAGGTAAAACAATTCGGGAAAGCGAAGCTATTGCATACGTGAATATAAAGGGTAAATTAAAAAAGTATTATCTCGATTATCAATATACCCCTCTTTTTGAAAAAAACGGCGAAATATCGTCGATTATGATTACTGTAAATGATGTTACAGAAAAAGTCGAAGCCCGAAAAAAAGTTGAAGATGCCGAGGAAAGGGCCCGATTAGCATCAGAAATTGCCGAAATTGTAACATGGGATTTAAATGTTAATACCCAGCAATTAATTTATTCTGATAACCTGCCGGAGCTTTTTGGTTTAAAAAAGAATATAAAAATTTCACGTCAGCAGATTCTCGACCGATTTTATATTGCAGATCTGCCTATATTAGAAAAAGCCTATCAAAAGGCTTTAAAAACTAATATTTACAAATATGAAGCCCGCGTTCTTAAACCAGACAATACCACCTGCTGGATACGCGTACATGGTAAAATATTTTTTGATGAATTACAAAATCCTGTCAAAATGCTGGGAACTGTTATGGACGTAACAGACGAAAAAAACAGACATGAGATTTTAATGAAAAGTGAGGAAAAATTCAGGGTTCTTGCAGATTCAATGCCTCAGTTTGTATGGACAAGCGACGCTATGGGAAATATAGATTATTTCAATCAGTCGCTGTATGATTTTACGGGAATTTCTAAAGAAGATGTAGAAAAAAACGGCTGGCTTCAGTTTATTCATCCTGAAGACCGCGAGGGAAATGTAAACCGATGGATGGAATCTGTAAAAACTGGAGAAGAGTATTTATTCGAAAACCGATTCCGCCGTCATGATGGCGAATACCGATGGCAATTGAGCCGTGCCATTCCACAAAGAAATGCTGAAGGAAAGATTCAAATGTGGGTAGGTACAAGTACTGATATTCAGAACCAAAGAGATTTTACAGATATGCTCGCTAAACAAGTTCATGATCGTACTCAGGAACTGGAACTTAAGAACAGGGATTTGATAAATATGAATATTGAACTTCAGTCTTTTGCTTATATTTCGAGTCATGATTTACAGGAACCGCTTCGAAAAATCCAGACTTTTGCAAGCCGTCTGGCTGAGCTAGACGACCAGAATATTTCGGCGAAAGCCAAAACTTATTTAGAGCGCATTGAAGTTTCGGCAAAGAGAATGCAGACGCTTATTCAGGATCTTCTCACTTATTCCAGAACCAATTCTGCCGAAAGGATTTTTGTAAAAACGAATCTGGACGAAATTGTAGAAGAAGTCTTAATGGATTTTTCTGAACGCATTGAAGAAAAGAAAGCTGTTATTGATCTTCATCCGCTTGGAGAAGGAACTGTTATGCCGTTTCAGCTTAGGCAATTACTGCATAATTTGATAGGAAATGCATTGAAATTTTCGCGCAAGGGAATACCGCCTCAAATACAGATTAAAGCAAGACGTGTTGTGGGTCACAAACTGGATTTTAAAGTGGATTATCCCAACAATATTTACTTTTGTTTGAGGATTTCAGACAACGGAATTGGCTTTGACGACGAATACAAAGAGCGTATTTTTGAGGTTTTTCAAAGATTAAATACTGAAAGTGAGTTCTCTGGAACCGGAATTGGACTGGCAATTGTAAAAAAGATTGTCGAAAACCACAAAGGAGTTATAAAAGCACGCAGTGAAAAAGGCCAGGGAGCAACCTTTAAGATCTTTCTGCCGGAACTATAA